Proteins encoded together in one Candidatus Cloacimonadota bacterium window:
- the nusB gene encoding transcription antitermination factor NusB gives MSLRREAREIAIQTLYAISPDMELQEDEIDDISRLVEKKLHQTLEFKNKKIKDSQTTFIYFLVKNTLIHLNEIDLLIQRFSKNWEFSRISLIDKCILRIATMEIKFSETPGSVVINEAVEIAKDFCGLKSSKFINGILDAILNRGKQI, from the coding sequence ATGAGTTTACGAAGAGAAGCTAGAGAAATTGCCATTCAAACTTTATATGCTATTTCGCCGGATATGGAATTGCAGGAAGATGAAATAGACGATATAAGCCGGTTAGTTGAAAAGAAGTTACACCAAACGCTTGAGTTTAAAAACAAAAAAATAAAGGATTCGCAAACTACTTTCATTTATTTCTTAGTGAAAAATACTCTTATCCATCTCAATGAAATTGATCTGTTGATCCAACGCTTTTCAAAAAATTGGGAATTTTCCAGAATTTCCTTAATTGATAAATGTATCCTTCGTATTGCGACAATGGAAATTAAGTTTTCCGAGACTCCCGGTTCTGTGGTCATTAATGAGGCAGTTGAAATTGCAAAAGATTTTTGCGGATTGAAGTCCAGCAAATTTATTAATGGAATTCTAGATGCTATCCTAAATCGAGGGAAACAAATATGA